Proteins from a genomic interval of Quercus robur chromosome 9, dhQueRobu3.1, whole genome shotgun sequence:
- the LOC126699056 gene encoding histidine--tRNA ligase, cytoplasmic-like: MGSDKASEVSVITLGGKGSSLSSSSLYAIATGFASLRLDSSALDRLSPPSSNQASPPVQSQFPIPKTLSLLELRAFLTVLLYKLLRSDHSTLLPIRISEALNKFNNSQLELGSIELSKEEASLVEKLYPSGLFGVCAVLDHESAALSAVSDAVAALSCEAIKADVAAVFNSMDSGDGFSAKEEVGVASDMKVLLNGSKLVGKVEIDSVSKIAKVHGSLREIVKLVHSKTRIELNSKDLGSGSGSDVRTVLYPLAAAINELGECSLSRVKANLDSIGNEGLRSSLVGLFEAKCASGESLRNGFKLVLELGFEKEYEKFVHQVNVLLGMVWNIVAWEAMTGFIALEGVEWSEKSGSSVEVNGGVGGGHVKGDKKGEKKKKKVLLGKGTSVIVQLIKDRLQGKAGDGIEKWVEDLLLFLDPKDREFDSLLKKLKEIVETNESRRLPKLPKGTRDFAKEQMTIRKRAFSIIEDVFERHGATALDTPAFELRETLMGKYGEDSKLVYDLADQGGELCSLRYDLTVPFARYVAMNGLTSFKRYQIAKVYRRDNPSKGRYREFYQCDLDIAGQYEKMGPDFEIVKILTELLDELQIGDYEIKLNHRKLLDGMLDICGVPPEKFRTICSSIDKLDKQPFEQIKKEMVEEKGLSVETADEIGTFVKERGQPLELLSKLKQQGSKFLGHNGSADALNDLEILFKALEVSKCIDKVVFDLSLARGLDYYTGVIFEAVFKGGAQVGSIAAGGRYDNLIGMFGAKQVPAVGVSLGIERVFAIMEQLQKDQSQSPRATKTEVLVSILGDDLTQAAELVSELWNAKVKAEYFVNKRVMKHIDRARESRIPWMVIVGEREMNEGIVILKDIEAAKEDKIPRSSLVEELKRRLNP, from the exons atgggtTCAGACAAAGCCTCCGAAGTCTCTGTAATTACATTAGGAGGCAAGGGCtcatctctctcttcatcttcACTCTACGCCATTGCCACCGGTTTCGCTTCGCTACGACTCGACTCCTCTGCACTCGATAGACTCTCACCCCCCTCCTCCAACCAGGCCTCGCCACCTGTCCAATCCCAATTCCCCATCCCCAAAACTCTATCCCTTCTCGAACTCCGAGCATTCCTCACCGTCCTCCTCTACAAGCTCCTCCGCTCCGATCACTCCACGCTCCTCCCCATCCGAATCTCCGAAGCACTCAACAAATTCAACAATTCCCAACTAGAATTGGGTTCGATCGAATTGAGTAAAGAGGAAGCGTCATTGGTTGAAAAATTGTATCCGTCGGGTTTGTTCGGAGTTTGCGCTGTGTTGGATCACGAATCGGCGGCGTTGTCGGCGGTTTCCGATGCGGTGGCTGCATTGTCGTGCGAGGCCATTAAGGCCGACGTGGCGGCGGTGTTCAATTCGATGGATTCCGGTGATGGGTTCTCGGCGAAGGAGGAGGTTGGGGTTGCGAGTGATATGAAGGTTTTGCTGAATGGGTCGAAGTTGGTTGGGAAGGTTGAGATTGATTCGGTGTCGAAAATAGCTAAAGTTCATGGGAGTTTGAGGGAGATTGTGAAGTTGGTGCATTCCAAGACAAGAATTGAGCTGAATTCGAAGGATttgggttcgggttcgggttcggATGTGAGGACTGTGCTGTATCCATTGGCAGCAGCGATTAATGAATTGGGGGAGTGTAGTTTGAGTCGTGTGAAGGCGAATTTGGATTCAATTGGTAATGAAGGTTTGCGGTCGAGCTTGGTGGGTTTGTTTGAAGCGAAATGTGCTAGTGGCGAGAGCTTGAGAAATGGGTTTAAGTTGGTTTTGGAGCTGGGTTTCGAAAAGGAGTACGAAAAGTTTGTGCACCAAGTGAATGTGTTGTTGGGGATGGTGTGGAACATTGTGGCGTGGGAGGCAATGACGGGATTTATCGCCCTTGAGGGCGTGGAGTGGAGTGAAAAGAGTGGGAGTAGTGTTGAGGTGAATGGAGGAGTAGGAGGAGGGCATGTGAAGGGGGATAAGAAGggtgagaagaagaagaagaaagtgttGTTGGGGAAAGGGACTAGTGTGATTGTGCAATTGATTAAGGATAGGTTGCAGGGTAAGGCAGGTGATGGGATTGAGAAATGGGTCGAGgatcttttgttgtttttggacCCAAAGGACCGGGAATTTGATAGCTTGTTGAAGAAACTAAAGGAGATTGTAGAAACCAATGAAAGTAGAAGATTGCCCAAGCTTCCAAAG GGTACTCGTGATTTTGCGAAAGAACAAATGACAATAAGAAAGAGAGCATTTTCAATTATTGAGGATGTTTTTGAGAGGCATGGTGCTACCGCGTTGGATACTCCAGCATTTGAACTGAGAGAAACTCTCATGGGAAAGTATGGGGAAGATTCAAAGTTGGTATATGATCTTGCTGACCAG GGTGGAGAACTTTGTTCTTTGAGATACGACTTAACCGTACCATTTGCTAGGTATGTGGCTATGAATGGTCTCACATCATTTAAAAGGTACCAGATAGCTAAGGTTTACAGGAGGGACAACCCATCTAAGGGAAGATACCGTGAATTTTACCAGTGCGATTTAGACATTGCAGGCCAATATGAAAAAATGGGGCCAGATTTTGAGattgttaaaattttgacaGAACTCCTTGATGAACTGCAAATTGGAGATTATGAG ATAAAATTGAATCATCGGAAGTTACTTGATGGAATGTTGGACATATGTGGAGTGCCACCAGAAAAATTCAGAACCATATGTTCAAGTATTGACAAGTTAGATAAGCAACCTTTTGAGCAGATAAAAAAGGAAATG GTGGAGGAGAAGGGCTTATCTGTTGAGACAGCAGATGAAATTGGCACTTTTGTGAAGGAAAGGGGACAGCCTTTGGAACTATTATCTAAGCTTAAGCAGCAGGGCAGCAAGTTCTTAGGACACAATGGATCTGCTGATGCACTGAATGACCTAGAGATTTTATTTAAAGCTCTTGAAGTGTCAAAGTGTATTGACAAAGTGGTTTTTGACTTGAGTCTTGCCAGAGGCCTTGATTATTATACTGGAGTCATATTTGAGGCTGTTTTTAAAGGTGGTGCACag GTTGGTTCAATTGCTGCTGGTGGACGTTATGACAACCTTATTGGTATGTTTGGTGCGAAGCAGGTTCCAGCAGTTGGTGTTAGTCTTGGAATCGAGCGGGTATTTGCTATAATGGAGCAGCTACAGAAAGACCAGAGCCAG TCACCACGTGCAACAAAGACTGAAGTCCTAGTTAGTATACTGGGGGATGACTTGACTCAAGCTGCAGAGCTGGTAAGTGAGCTGTGGAATGCCAAAGTGAAAGCCgaatattttgttaataaaagGGTGATGAAGCACATTGACCGTGCTAGAGAGTCAAGGATCCCATGGATGGTTATTGTGGGTGAACGGGAAATGAATGAAGGGATTGTTATATTAAAAGACATTGAGGCTGCTAAAGAAGATAAAATTCCTAGAAGTAGTCTTGTCGAAGAACTTAAAAGACGGTTGAACCCGTGA